A stretch of the Gossypium hirsutum isolate 1008001.06 chromosome D07, Gossypium_hirsutum_v2.1, whole genome shotgun sequence genome encodes the following:
- the LOC107954583 gene encoding glyoxylate/hydroxypyruvate reductase HPR3 isoform X3 yields the protein MAVAAENQSQPPQNDLPYVLILKPPAAFSIFGDHFFHSPKFQFLKAFESPLPLSQFLLTHAQSVQAILTSASGSVTADTIRLLPHLGLVVTTSQGINHIDCSECRRRGIAVAGAGTIFSTDCADSAVGLLLDVLRKVSAANRYVKQGLWSSQGNYPLGNKLGGKQVGIVGLGSIGTEVAKRLEAFSCSISYNSRSKKPSVPYTFYPNVVELAVHCDALIICCALTDETHHLIGKEVLSALGKDGVIINIARGPIIDEKELVQCLIKREIRGAGLDVFEHEPDVPVELLALDNVVMSPHNAVCTTESLEELRKTVVGNFEAFFSNEPLLTPVPLDDLPHLSGVPPESESFNDRGMNPIPSYKLQGYIS from the exons ATGGCAGTAGCAGCTGAAAACCAATCTCAGCCTCCCCAAAACGATTTGCCCTATGTCCTCATCTTGAAACCCCCGGCAGCATTCAGCATCTTCGGTGACCATTTCTTCCACTCACCCAAATTCCAATTCCTGAAAGCGTTCGAATCCCCACTCCCTCTTTCCCAGTTCTTGCTCACCCATGCACAGTCCGTACAAGCCATTCTCACATCAGCTAGCGGTTCTGTCACCGCTGATACTATCCGCCTTTTGCCCCACCTGGGTTTGGTCGTTACCACTAGCCAGGGCATTAACCACATCGATTGCTCCGAGTGCCGACGCCGTGGCATCGCAGTGGCTGGCGCTGGAACCATTTTCTCCACTGATTGTGCGGATTCCGCGGTGGGATTGCTGCTCGACGTTTTGAGGAAGGTTTCGGCTGCTAACCGCTATGTCAAGCAAGGGCTATGGTCTTCCCAAGGAAACTATCCTCTTGGCAATAAG CTTGGTGGTAAGCAAGTGGGAATTGTTGGATTAGGAAGTATTGGAACAGAAGTCGCTAAAAGACTGGAGGCATTTAGCTGTTCTATTTCATACAATTCAAGAAGCAAAAAACCTTCAGTACCGTACACTTTTTATCCCAATGTTGTTGAACTGGCGGTTCATTGCGATGCCCTTATAATTTGCTGTGCTTTAACTGATGAAACACACCACCTGATTGGCAAGGAAGTGTTGTCAGCGTTGGGGAAGGATGGGGTCATTATTAACATAGCTCGTGGACCCATCATTGATGAGAAGGAATTGGTGCAGTGTTTAATTAAGAGAGAGATCCGAGGTGCCGGCTTGGATGTGTTTGAGCATGAACCTGATGTTCCCGTTGAGCTCCTTGCATTGGATAATGTAGTCATGTCTCCTCATAATGCTGTTTGTACAACGGAATCTCTTGAAGAGTTGCGTAAAACTGTGGTCGGAAATTTCGAAGCCTTCTTCTCAAATGAACCCCTATTAACACCTGTTCCTTTGGATGATCTGCCCCATTTGTCAG GAGTGCCGCCAGAATCTGAGAGTTTCAACGATAGGGGCATGAATCCAATTCCATCTTACAAATTGCAGGGTTATATTTCCTAG
- the LOC107954583 gene encoding glyoxylate/hydroxypyruvate reductase HPR3 isoform X2, with protein MAVAAENQSQPPQNDLPYVLILKPPAAFSIFGDHFFHSPKFQFLKAFESPLPLSQFLLTHAQSVQAILTSASGSVTADTIRLLPHLGLVVTTSQGINHIDCSECRRRGIAVAGAGTIFSTDCADSAVGLLLDVLRKVSAANRYVKQGLWSSQGNYPLGNKLGGKQVGIVGLGSIGTEVAKRLEAFSCSISYNSRSKKPSVPYTFYPNVVELAVHCDALIICCALTDETHHLIGKEVLSALGKDGVIINIARGPIIDEKELVQCLIKREIRGAGLDVFEHEPDVPVELLALDNVVMSPHNAVCTTESLEELRKTVVGNFEAFFSNEPLLTPVPLDDLPHLSARKQQKVQCFITINMAFLGLQKVDRFSGKGNGSIS; from the exons ATGGCAGTAGCAGCTGAAAACCAATCTCAGCCTCCCCAAAACGATTTGCCCTATGTCCTCATCTTGAAACCCCCGGCAGCATTCAGCATCTTCGGTGACCATTTCTTCCACTCACCCAAATTCCAATTCCTGAAAGCGTTCGAATCCCCACTCCCTCTTTCCCAGTTCTTGCTCACCCATGCACAGTCCGTACAAGCCATTCTCACATCAGCTAGCGGTTCTGTCACCGCTGATACTATCCGCCTTTTGCCCCACCTGGGTTTGGTCGTTACCACTAGCCAGGGCATTAACCACATCGATTGCTCCGAGTGCCGACGCCGTGGCATCGCAGTGGCTGGCGCTGGAACCATTTTCTCCACTGATTGTGCGGATTCCGCGGTGGGATTGCTGCTCGACGTTTTGAGGAAGGTTTCGGCTGCTAACCGCTATGTCAAGCAAGGGCTATGGTCTTCCCAAGGAAACTATCCTCTTGGCAATAAG CTTGGTGGTAAGCAAGTGGGAATTGTTGGATTAGGAAGTATTGGAACAGAAGTCGCTAAAAGACTGGAGGCATTTAGCTGTTCTATTTCATACAATTCAAGAAGCAAAAAACCTTCAGTACCGTACACTTTTTATCCCAATGTTGTTGAACTGGCGGTTCATTGCGATGCCCTTATAATTTGCTGTGCTTTAACTGATGAAACACACCACCTGATTGGCAAGGAAGTGTTGTCAGCGTTGGGGAAGGATGGGGTCATTATTAACATAGCTCGTGGACCCATCATTGATGAGAAGGAATTGGTGCAGTGTTTAATTAAGAGAGAGATCCGAGGTGCCGGCTTGGATGTGTTTGAGCATGAACCTGATGTTCCCGTTGAGCTCCTTGCATTGGATAATGTAGTCATGTCTCCTCATAATGCTGTTTGTACAACGGAATCTCTTGAAGAGTTGCGTAAAACTGTGGTCGGAAATTTCGAAGCCTTCTTCTCAAATGAACCCCTATTAACACCTGTTCCTTTGGATGATCTGCCCCATTTGTCAG CAAGGAAGCAGCAAAAAGTTCAATGCTTTATAACTATAAACATGGCTTTTCTGGGTTTGCAGAAGGTTGATAGATTCTCAGGAAAAGGAAATGGAAG CATTTCCTAG
- the LOC107954583 gene encoding glyoxylate/hydroxypyruvate reductase HPR3 isoform X5, with translation MAVAAENQSQPPQNDLPYVLILKPPAAFSIFGDHFFHSPKFQFLKAFESPLPLSQFLLTHAQSVQAILTSASGSVTADTIRLLPHLGLVVTTSQGINHIDCSECRRRGIAVAGAGTIFSTDCADSAVGLLLDVLRKVSAANRYVKQGLWSSQGNYPLGNKLGGKQVGIVGLGSIGTEVAKRLEAFSCSISYNSRSKKPSVPYTFYPNVVELAVHCDALIICCALTDETHHLIGKEVLSALGKDGVIINIARGPIIDEKELVQCLIKREIRGAGLDVFEHEPDVPVELLALDNVVMSPHNAVCTTESLEELRKTVVGNFEAFFSNEPLLTPVPLDDLPHLSEG, from the exons ATGGCAGTAGCAGCTGAAAACCAATCTCAGCCTCCCCAAAACGATTTGCCCTATGTCCTCATCTTGAAACCCCCGGCAGCATTCAGCATCTTCGGTGACCATTTCTTCCACTCACCCAAATTCCAATTCCTGAAAGCGTTCGAATCCCCACTCCCTCTTTCCCAGTTCTTGCTCACCCATGCACAGTCCGTACAAGCCATTCTCACATCAGCTAGCGGTTCTGTCACCGCTGATACTATCCGCCTTTTGCCCCACCTGGGTTTGGTCGTTACCACTAGCCAGGGCATTAACCACATCGATTGCTCCGAGTGCCGACGCCGTGGCATCGCAGTGGCTGGCGCTGGAACCATTTTCTCCACTGATTGTGCGGATTCCGCGGTGGGATTGCTGCTCGACGTTTTGAGGAAGGTTTCGGCTGCTAACCGCTATGTCAAGCAAGGGCTATGGTCTTCCCAAGGAAACTATCCTCTTGGCAATAAG CTTGGTGGTAAGCAAGTGGGAATTGTTGGATTAGGAAGTATTGGAACAGAAGTCGCTAAAAGACTGGAGGCATTTAGCTGTTCTATTTCATACAATTCAAGAAGCAAAAAACCTTCAGTACCGTACACTTTTTATCCCAATGTTGTTGAACTGGCGGTTCATTGCGATGCCCTTATAATTTGCTGTGCTTTAACTGATGAAACACACCACCTGATTGGCAAGGAAGTGTTGTCAGCGTTGGGGAAGGATGGGGTCATTATTAACATAGCTCGTGGACCCATCATTGATGAGAAGGAATTGGTGCAGTGTTTAATTAAGAGAGAGATCCGAGGTGCCGGCTTGGATGTGTTTGAGCATGAACCTGATGTTCCCGTTGAGCTCCTTGCATTGGATAATGTAGTCATGTCTCCTCATAATGCTGTTTGTACAACGGAATCTCTTGAAGAGTTGCGTAAAACTGTGGTCGGAAATTTCGAAGCCTTCTTCTCAAATGAACCCCTATTAACACCTGTTCCTTTGGATGATCTGCCCCATTTGTCAG AAGGTTGA
- the LOC107954583 gene encoding glyoxylate/hydroxypyruvate reductase HPR3 isoform X4 — protein MAVAAENQSQPPQNDLPYVLILKPPAAFSIFGDHFFHSPKFQFLKAFESPLPLSQFLLTHAQSVQAILTSASGSVTADTIRLLPHLGLVVTTSQGINHIDCSECRRRGIAVAGAGTIFSTDCADSAVGLLLDVLRKVSAANRYVKQGLWSSQGNYPLGNKLGGKQVGIVGLGSIGTEVAKRLEAFSCSISYNSRSKKPSVPYTFYPNVVELAVHCDALIICCALTDETHHLIGKEVLSALGKDGVIINIARGPIIDEKELVQCLIKREIRGAGLDVFEHEPDVPVELLALDNVVMSPHNAVCTTESLEELRKTVVGNFEAFFSNEPLLTPVPLDDLPHLSACSW, from the exons ATGGCAGTAGCAGCTGAAAACCAATCTCAGCCTCCCCAAAACGATTTGCCCTATGTCCTCATCTTGAAACCCCCGGCAGCATTCAGCATCTTCGGTGACCATTTCTTCCACTCACCCAAATTCCAATTCCTGAAAGCGTTCGAATCCCCACTCCCTCTTTCCCAGTTCTTGCTCACCCATGCACAGTCCGTACAAGCCATTCTCACATCAGCTAGCGGTTCTGTCACCGCTGATACTATCCGCCTTTTGCCCCACCTGGGTTTGGTCGTTACCACTAGCCAGGGCATTAACCACATCGATTGCTCCGAGTGCCGACGCCGTGGCATCGCAGTGGCTGGCGCTGGAACCATTTTCTCCACTGATTGTGCGGATTCCGCGGTGGGATTGCTGCTCGACGTTTTGAGGAAGGTTTCGGCTGCTAACCGCTATGTCAAGCAAGGGCTATGGTCTTCCCAAGGAAACTATCCTCTTGGCAATAAG CTTGGTGGTAAGCAAGTGGGAATTGTTGGATTAGGAAGTATTGGAACAGAAGTCGCTAAAAGACTGGAGGCATTTAGCTGTTCTATTTCATACAATTCAAGAAGCAAAAAACCTTCAGTACCGTACACTTTTTATCCCAATGTTGTTGAACTGGCGGTTCATTGCGATGCCCTTATAATTTGCTGTGCTTTAACTGATGAAACACACCACCTGATTGGCAAGGAAGTGTTGTCAGCGTTGGGGAAGGATGGGGTCATTATTAACATAGCTCGTGGACCCATCATTGATGAGAAGGAATTGGTGCAGTGTTTAATTAAGAGAGAGATCCGAGGTGCCGGCTTGGATGTGTTTGAGCATGAACCTGATGTTCCCGTTGAGCTCCTTGCATTGGATAATGTAGTCATGTCTCCTCATAATGCTGTTTGTACAACGGAATCTCTTGAAGAGTTGCGTAAAACTGTGGTCGGAAATTTCGAAGCCTTCTTCTCAAATGAACCCCTATTAACACCTGTTCCTTTGGATGATCTGCCCCATTTGTCAG CTTGCTCATGGTAG
- the LOC107954583 gene encoding glyoxylate/hydroxypyruvate reductase HPR3 isoform X1 — protein sequence MAVAAENQSQPPQNDLPYVLILKPPAAFSIFGDHFFHSPKFQFLKAFESPLPLSQFLLTHAQSVQAILTSASGSVTADTIRLLPHLGLVVTTSQGINHIDCSECRRRGIAVAGAGTIFSTDCADSAVGLLLDVLRKVSAANRYVKQGLWSSQGNYPLGNKLGGKQVGIVGLGSIGTEVAKRLEAFSCSISYNSRSKKPSVPYTFYPNVVELAVHCDALIICCALTDETHHLIGKEVLSALGKDGVIINIARGPIIDEKELVQCLIKREIRGAGLDVFEHEPDVPVELLALDNVVMSPHNAVCTTESLEELRKTVVGNFEAFFSNEPLLTPVPLDDLPHLSGHILQGEVRYSMLQGEEEMMTKSCLLMVVKNPDRSFCLFAS from the exons ATGGCAGTAGCAGCTGAAAACCAATCTCAGCCTCCCCAAAACGATTTGCCCTATGTCCTCATCTTGAAACCCCCGGCAGCATTCAGCATCTTCGGTGACCATTTCTTCCACTCACCCAAATTCCAATTCCTGAAAGCGTTCGAATCCCCACTCCCTCTTTCCCAGTTCTTGCTCACCCATGCACAGTCCGTACAAGCCATTCTCACATCAGCTAGCGGTTCTGTCACCGCTGATACTATCCGCCTTTTGCCCCACCTGGGTTTGGTCGTTACCACTAGCCAGGGCATTAACCACATCGATTGCTCCGAGTGCCGACGCCGTGGCATCGCAGTGGCTGGCGCTGGAACCATTTTCTCCACTGATTGTGCGGATTCCGCGGTGGGATTGCTGCTCGACGTTTTGAGGAAGGTTTCGGCTGCTAACCGCTATGTCAAGCAAGGGCTATGGTCTTCCCAAGGAAACTATCCTCTTGGCAATAAG CTTGGTGGTAAGCAAGTGGGAATTGTTGGATTAGGAAGTATTGGAACAGAAGTCGCTAAAAGACTGGAGGCATTTAGCTGTTCTATTTCATACAATTCAAGAAGCAAAAAACCTTCAGTACCGTACACTTTTTATCCCAATGTTGTTGAACTGGCGGTTCATTGCGATGCCCTTATAATTTGCTGTGCTTTAACTGATGAAACACACCACCTGATTGGCAAGGAAGTGTTGTCAGCGTTGGGGAAGGATGGGGTCATTATTAACATAGCTCGTGGACCCATCATTGATGAGAAGGAATTGGTGCAGTGTTTAATTAAGAGAGAGATCCGAGGTGCCGGCTTGGATGTGTTTGAGCATGAACCTGATGTTCCCGTTGAGCTCCTTGCATTGGATAATGTAGTCATGTCTCCTCATAATGCTGTTTGTACAACGGAATCTCTTGAAGAGTTGCGTAAAACTGTGGTCGGAAATTTCGAAGCCTTCTTCTCAAATGAACCCCTATTAACACCTGTTCCTTTGGATGATCTGCCCCATTTGTCAG GTCATATATTACAAGGTGAGGTGAGGTACTCTATGTTGCAGGGTGAGGAGGAAATGATGACTAAGAGTTG CTTGCTCATGGTAGTTAAGAACCCAGACAGGAGTTTTTGCCTCTTCGCTTCATAG